Proteins encoded within one genomic window of Sorex araneus isolate mSorAra2 chromosome 9, mSorAra2.pri, whole genome shotgun sequence:
- the LOC105942825 gene encoding LOW QUALITY PROTEIN: 60S ribosomal protein L31-like (The sequence of the model RefSeq protein was modified relative to this genomic sequence to represent the inferred CDS: inserted 2 bases in 1 codon; substituted 1 base at 1 genomic stop codon) has product MSDSQLSFKNHKTMNAALKAKENIIYKKTGEGGRCTSVKETEPVFLSWAGRIAPTKKGCKKKGCSVIHEVRTRGSTIXHPXAHPWVGFKKRAPQTLKDIWKSNVKEMGTPDVFSDTGFNKAVWDKGIRNVPYRIHEHLSRKHNENEDSSNQLYMLVTYLPVITFKNLESVWIRTKLMT; this is encoded by the exons ATGTCAGATTCACAGTTGAGCttcaaaaatcataaaacaatgAATGCTGCCTTGAAAGCTAAAGAGAATATAATTTACAAAAAG ACTGGTGAAGGAGGGCGTTGTACTTCAGTTAAAGAAACTGAACCGGTCTTTCTCTCCTGGGCCGGCAGAATAGCTCCCACCAAGAAGGGCTGCAAGAAGAAGGGCTGCTCCGTCATCCATGAGGTCAGGACCCGAGGAAGCACCAT CCATCCGTAAGCACATCCATGGGTGGGTTTCAAGAAGCGTGCACCTCAGACACTCAAAGACATATGGAAGTCTAATGTGAAGGAGATGGGCACCCCAGATGTGTTCAGTGACACCGGGTTCAACAAAGCTGTCTGGGACAAAGGAATAAGGAACGTCCCATACCGAATCCATGAGCATTTGTCCAGAAAGcataatgagaatgaagattcaTCAAACCAACTTTATATGTTGGTTACCTATTTACCTGTCATCACTTTCAAAAATCTAGAGTCAGTGTGGATAAGGACTAAACTCATGACATAA